In Mycobacterium tuberculosis H37Rv, a single window of DNA contains:
- a CDS encoding protease has product MATVVGMSRPMTSTAMLVALTCSATVLAACVPAFGADPRFATYSGAGPQGAATTTPPPAGPPPLAAPKNDLSWHDCTSRVYSNAGIPAAPGVKLECASYDTDLDPLVGGSTAVSIGVVRARSNQTPSDAGPLVFTTGSDLPSSTQLPVWLAHAGIDVLRSHPIVAVDRRGMGMSSPIDCRDHFDRDEMRDQAQFQAGDDPVANLSDISNTATTDCTDAIAPGESAYDNTHAASDIERLRKLWDVPALAFVGIGNGTQVALAYAASRPDNVARLILDSPIALGVSAEAAAEQQVQGQQAALDAFAAQCVAVNCALGSHPKGAVSALLSAARSGDGPGGASVAAVANAVATALGFPDSGRVDSTTKLADALAAARSGDMNLLSALINRADTTRDTDGQFISSCSDAVNRPTPDRVRELVVAWGKLYPQFGAVAALNLVKCVHWPSSSPPQPPKDLKVDVLLLGVQNDPIVGNEGVAATAATAINANAASKRVMWQGIGHGASIYSSCAVPPLVAYLDTGKLPDTDTYCPA; this is encoded by the coding sequence ATGGCTACTGTGGTCGGCATGAGTCGGCCCATGACGTCAACCGCGATGTTGGTCGCGCTGACCTGCTCGGCGACAGTGCTGGCCGCATGCGTCCCGGCGTTCGGCGCCGACCCGCGGTTCGCGACCTACTCGGGCGCAGGACCGCAAGGCGCAGCCACCACGACACCACCGCCGGCTGGCCCACCACCGCTCGCCGCACCCAAGAACGACTTGTCGTGGCACGACTGCACGTCACGGGTGTACTCGAATGCTGGGATCCCAGCAGCGCCCGGCGTCAAGCTGGAATGCGCAAGCTATGACACCGACCTCGACCCGCTCGTCGGCGGGTCCACAGCGGTAAGCATCGGCGTAGTGCGCGCGCGCTCCAACCAGACCCCGAGCGACGCAGGACCCCTGGTGTTCACCACCGGCTCCGACCTACCCTCGTCGACGCAGTTGCCGGTCTGGCTGGCACACGCGGGCATCGATGTGCTCCGCAGCCACCCCATTGTCGCCGTCGACCGCCGCGGCATGGGCATGTCGAGCCCAATCGACTGCCGCGATCACTTTGACCGCGACGAGATGCGTGATCAGGCGCAATTCCAGGCTGGCGACGATCCGGTGGCCAACCTTTCCGACATCTCCAACACCGCCACCACCGACTGCACCGACGCCATCGCGCCAGGCGAGTCCGCCTACGACAACACCCACGCCGCCTCGGATATCGAGCGCTTACGCAAACTCTGGGACGTCCCTGCCCTCGCCTTCGTCGGCATTGGCAACGGCACCCAAGTGGCGCTGGCCTACGCAGCATCGCGTCCCGACAACGTCGCCAGACTGATCCTCGACTCCCCAATCGCGTTGGGGGTCTCTGCCGAAGCCGCCGCCGAGCAACAGGTCCAGGGCCAACAGGCGGCGCTGGACGCATTCGCTGCGCAATGTGTCGCGGTGAACTGCGCGCTGGGCTCCCATCCGAAAGGCGCGGTCAGCGCGCTGCTGTCGGCCGCCCGGTCCGGTGATGGGCCCGGCGGCGCGTCGGTGGCGGCTGTCGCCAACGCCGTCGCCACCGCGTTGGGCTTCCCCGACAGTGGCCGGGTCGATAGCACCACGAAATTGGCCGACGCGCTGGCCGCGGCCCGCTCCGGGGACATGAACTTGCTGTCCGCCCTGATCAACCGCGCCGATACCACCCGGGATACGGACGGTCAGTTCATCAGCTCGTGCAGCGATGCGGTCAACCGCCCGACACCGGACCGGGTGCGCGAGCTGGTGGTGGCTTGGGGGAAGCTCTACCCGCAGTTCGGCGCCGTCGCGGCGCTCAACCTGGTGAAATGCGTGCACTGGCCCAGCAGTTCGCCGCCGCAGCCACCGAAAGACCTCAAGGTCGACGTGCTGTTGCTCGGTGTGCAAAACGACCCGATCGTGGGCAACGAAGGGGTCGCCGCGACCGCCGCCACGGCCATCAACGCCAACGCCGCCAGCAAGCGGGTGATGTGGCAAGGTATTGGCCACGGCGCCAGCATCTACTCGTCCTGCGCGGTGCCGCCACTCGTCGCCTACCTGGACACTGGCAAGCTGCCTGACACCGACACCTATTGCCCCGCCTGA